The Paenibacillus tianjinensis genome has a window encoding:
- a CDS encoding DMT family transporter — protein sequence MIMLAYSLVCLIFGTTFLAIKIGVDAGAPPFFSAGLRFFLAGAVLFLWMAVKGKASFSLLLRKEMLITGAALTFGTFSALYWAEQYVSSGLAAVLSATGPMMILLMQTAFLRQKAPSYSMYGCIIGFTGVLLLVLPSLVVDISPLWLIGCIVVLIGECCYAAGAIYSKKVTTAFSGVSPVALNAAQMMYGGALLFILSLATENVHPEVLLSFKTAGSLLYLTVIGSMVGHTLFYWLVARTNPVFPSTWLYISPPIAVGVGFLFYDETVTWITLLGVFTIIAGTVLVNAGALKQLLFKKQSPPAVLPKDAA from the coding sequence ATGATAATGCTTGCTTATTCGCTTGTCTGTCTGATTTTCGGTACTACTTTTCTCGCGATCAAAATCGGGGTAGATGCCGGGGCACCGCCTTTTTTCTCCGCTGGTCTGCGTTTCTTTCTGGCTGGAGCTGTTCTGTTTCTCTGGATGGCCGTCAAAGGTAAAGCAAGCTTCTCCCTGCTGCTCCGCAAAGAAATGCTGATCACCGGAGCCGCGCTGACCTTTGGCACCTTCTCCGCACTGTACTGGGCTGAGCAATATGTATCTTCGGGGCTTGCTGCGGTGCTGTCGGCTACCGGCCCGATGATGATCCTGCTGATGCAGACCGCCTTTCTCCGGCAAAAAGCTCCCTCGTACTCTATGTACGGCTGCATCATCGGCTTCACCGGCGTCCTGCTGCTCGTACTCCCAAGCCTGGTGGTCGATATCTCTCCCCTGTGGCTTATCGGCTGTATTGTCGTACTGATCGGGGAATGCTGCTACGCTGCCGGTGCGATTTATTCCAAAAAAGTGACCACGGCCTTCTCCGGTGTCTCGCCGGTTGCACTGAACGCCGCGCAAATGATGTACGGGGGAGCGCTGTTGTTCATCCTCTCCCTGGCCACCGAAAATGTGCATCCCGAAGTCCTGCTCTCCTTCAAAACCGCCGGGTCGCTGCTCTATCTCACCGTCATCGGCTCCATGGTCGGACATACTCTGTTCTACTGGCTGGTCGCAAGGACCAATCCCGTATTCCCATCCACCTGGCTATATATTTCGCCGCCGATTGCTGTCGGGGTCGGATTCCTGTTCTATGACGAGACCGTCACCTGGATCACCCTGCTTGGTGTGTTCACCATCATCGCCGGAACGGTGCTGGTCAATGCAGGCGCATTGAAGCAGCTATTGTTCAAAAAGCAGTCTCCGCCTGCAGTACTGCCAAAAGACGCCGCTTGA
- a CDS encoding helix-turn-helix transcriptional regulator: MQIIAIVKKRAPISGEQIAENLNLSRPTIRNDLSILVMLEYIDAKPKVGYFPGQRSVSRLGSSYLLKETKVKDIQSIPVVIRETTTIQDAVVTLFLQDVGTLIICDGDGKLAGVASRKDFLKVTLGNPGAVSMPVSMVMTRQTKVVTVSPEDTVLDAAHKMIFHEVDSLPVVVPGGAEETVPRLDVVGRLTKTSIVKLLLDLEAKG, encoded by the coding sequence CTGCAAATTATTGCTATTGTGAAGAAACGCGCGCCGATCTCCGGCGAGCAAATCGCGGAAAATCTCAATCTCAGCCGGCCGACCATCCGCAATGACCTGTCCATTCTGGTGATGCTGGAATATATTGATGCCAAGCCGAAGGTCGGCTATTTCCCCGGCCAAAGGTCGGTAAGCCGGCTTGGCAGCAGCTATCTGCTGAAGGAAACCAAGGTCAAGGACATTCAGAGCATTCCAGTGGTGATCCGCGAAACGACCACGATCCAGGATGCCGTTGTGACCCTGTTTCTGCAGGATGTAGGCACGCTGATTATCTGCGACGGGGACGGCAAGCTGGCCGGAGTTGCCTCGCGCAAGGATTTTCTGAAGGTAACACTCGGCAATCCGGGTGCGGTATCCATGCCGGTCAGCATGGTCATGACCCGCCAGACCAAGGTAGTAACGGTATCTCCCGAGGACACGGTGCTCGATGCCGCGCATAAAATGATTTTTCACGAGGTAGACAGTTTGCCGGTGGTCGTGCCCGGCGGCGCGGAAGAAACCGTCCCAAGGCTCGATGTGGTGGGCCGGCTGACCAAAACTTCCATCGTTAAGCTTCTCCTCGATCTCGAAGCCAAAGGATAA